In Lactuca sativa cultivar Salinas chromosome 5, Lsat_Salinas_v11, whole genome shotgun sequence, the DNA window TGACTAGAGCGTCAGAGCGTCCTTCCAGGATTTCATTCCGAAGAATGTCTGACGAGTTTATTGGTTGTGACTATAGGTTCCGCTTGGAGATTCCTTAGTCAGCCAGAGTCATGGTTGTGGAACAACATCGCAGGAGTTCCCAAGAAACACACTCAATTGCTCTTGATTCTAAATCTTCATTGCCATCGAGTGCATATGTTGCACATCctgattcataaagtctcaaatttGAGTAGTCAGCAGCTTTCCCACACCATATATCATTAGGAGCTTTCATCTCATCTGTTCATAAAAGCTAAAGTTTACTAAAATAAACAAATTATGCATTGAATCCAATGAGAGTCTCCttttaaataacataaacaaATTATGCATTAAATCCAGGAAAGGTTAACAGGTTTGCAAGAAGCAAAATCCGGAAAGATTCTTAAAGACATGACCAAAATTTGTACAATTAAAATAACTTTCAAGAACAGAAGTAATTAAAATGTAAAAACAAATAGTGGATAATTAAAAAGCAATATCATTGAATTAACAAGTTTTTCATGAATACGAACAAAAGAGATTTTTCATTAAAtttaacatatataaacatattaaCTAGTTAAATTCCTACCCCTAACAATTCCAACAACCACCGATCCGATAACAAACCCTAAATCGATGTCCTAACCCCAACAGAACAAACCATCGTTTGATGTGAAATACGCAACTTTCTCGTTCTAATCGTCGTCACCAGTTGGCTTAGAAGAACCGGGTGCCTTCTTCGGAAGCAATAGGTTGTGGATGTTAGGCATTACACCTCCATTAGCGATTGTCACATCACCTAGAAGCTTGCTTAGTTCCTCATCGTTCCTTACGGCCAATTGGATATGTCTCGGCACGATTCTCGTCTTCTTGTTGTCCCTTGCAGCGTTTCCAGCCAACTCAAGCACCTGCAGATAATTAATTTCAGAATTTAATAACCCTCGATtaacaaaccctagaaatttcatATACACGAATGCACATCTATAAACGAAAGATTGACGAGTGAAACTTACTTCTGCTGCTAGATATTCGAGAACGGCGGCAAGGTAGACGGGAGCTCCAGCACCAACACGCTCAGCGTACTTACCGGCTTTCAAGAAACGGGCGATACGACCGACGGGAAATTGAAGACCAGCCTTACTACTTCTTGAAGTGGCCTTCTTTGCTGCTCCGGATGATGCTAGGGTTTTGCCTCGACCAGCCATTGTTTCCGATGGAAAATGTATCCGGGTAACGATCAAAGGCCAGAGAGTGACGGCGATGAGGAAGAGAAAGATCTGGTAAGACTTATGGTTTTAGTTTGTATATATACCCGTTTGGACAGGTTAATATTAGCCAATAGAATTGGAATACATGGATCGTGATTATTATCCGTTCGATGAAATAAGATATGGGGTTGAGATTCGTGCGGCATTCCTCGTGATCTCATTGGTAATTCATAttgaatataattatttaaggGAGTGTAATtaggaagaaaaaaaaatgttgtagTAGTTTAAGAGACCTAATTTGTTCAGAGCATGCATcaaaataggaaaatgatttaGGAGGGTAACTATTTTTTACCTGTGTTTACATATTGGcaactttttttttgtacataataaagcaactaacttgttttactGTCTTTTTCCCACATCAAAATTtactgtcttttttttttttttggaaaatgactcttgaggtaattaacttttgtgtTTGTACTCATTTAgtctcttttctttttttgtattcaatataccatcgaacttgttgtttatgtttaccataacccttttgaccgacttttgacctgtgataacggtcaaagggttatggtgaacacaaacaacaaattCGATGGTATATGTGACCAAATAAGAACAAAtacaacagttggttaccctcctgattcattttgtTATTGGAATCAGTTTTTTTTATATGGGTTCTTTGTCGGAAGATTTACGATGGTTGATGGTGGTGTTCAGTGGATTGGGCCATTTTGGGATTTGACGATAAAGCAAACAACTGATGAACTTTTCATTTGGGTTCCATAAAACCAACTTTTATAGAATTATCCACATGGACGTCATGTCAGCACTATGTCATATGGGCTATCAATGGTGTTTAACCCTTCAATTTTGAAGGAAGGGTATTTATAATACTGATTTTTATAGTTCAAGCACCCAGACTACTAGAAAAAAACATTAGGGACCTTTTAAATCAAAACCCAAAAGTTTGTTTGGTTGTAATGAAATAAACCCTTATCAGCATTAATGTTTGAATCAATTTTAATCATTTAACTATGTTTAGATTGTTGTGTGAGATTGTAATGTTGAGTTATACACTCATATctttttgattttataattttgTTGGTATGCTAATCAATCGACATAATCCATAATCATACATTTAATTGGTTTAAGCAACAAATAATACACTTAAGTATGTAATAGATTTTGATGTCATATCATAGAATTATGTTGATACAATGAAAATTCTCAAAGTTTATGTATGGGTTGATTGTTGTTTGGTGCTTCATTTGTGTGTTATATTAGGTATGAGTCACACCTAGCTTTCGGCAAAAATAGACTGTTTAAGTTTGTGGACAACGGCGAGTCTGTAAATTAAATAACAATCATTACACATAAGAGTCTATGAATATATGTGTTAATCTAGTAAGGATATTATAGTCATTTTTAATAATGATATTATAGTCATTTTATGTATGATAGTGACACTTATTAAAAATGATTATAATATCCTTactaaatttcattttaatttacttaccgtttttttatagatttaaaaAACAAAATGGCCCACTCCCACCACCCGCCCAATGTTTTTCGCAAAAGATACTTATTAcaccctctctctctttctctcccttCTCTTTTCTTAATTAAATTGAAGAACTTTGAATTATTTTCAACCACAACCGTCGGAGAGACCACCATTGTGGATGACCAAAGTTAAAAATACACCACATAATATACTCAGACCACCGCCATCGTATGCTTTTGTTTTCTCTAAACTCATTCTACGCTATCACTCCATATGCTGCCACCAAACGTAAACTCCATCTACACCATCGAAAATCTCTTCACAACCATCGTCTGTTTTCAATTAAAAACCCTAAACCATACTTTGACCATTGAGACTATTTGTTTTCTCTATGACGATGTATTCTAACTCTTCTACGCCGTCTACTttcattcttcttctttcttccctTTCTCGATTTCATACAAGAAAGGAAGGATTCAACAAATTTTGAAGGTTTTGATTATGTCAAATTCAAGTTTGAGGTTTTGTATTTTAATATTTGAATTTGAGTTTGATTTCATATATGATTTTGGTTTGATTTTCATAACGTGGTGGTTGTCGGCAATGAGGGGGTGGAGCTGCCAaacctttgaaaaagaaaagagtgGGGTTGGCGCAATCCTGTTGGGTTTAATACAAGAAATCTCCATTCTTAATAAAACCTCTCCTACATACCACATGTCTCACTTGGAGACCTCATTGTTTCCACGTGTCACTCTTACAGATATCTTATCACTTATTTTCCCGCCTATTCTTTCACCCAGATCCATCCCTCAAATTTGAAATTGATTCTACCTATCCGTGA includes these proteins:
- the LOC111905181 gene encoding probable histone H2A.3; this translates as MAGRGKTLASSGAAKKATSRSSKAGLQFPVGRIARFLKAGKYAERVGAGAPVYLAAVLEYLAAEVLELAGNAARDNKKTRIVPRHIQLAVRNDEELSKLLGDVTIANGGVMPNIHNLLLPKKAPGSSKPTGDDD